The proteins below come from a single Streptomyces sp. B3I8 genomic window:
- a CDS encoding DMT family transporter → MSAFAVSVLLSLISAVAYAGGAIVQERVAATTPDGTYAPLRNPAWWAAIALNGLGALLHVVALAYGPLSLVQPLGALTIVFALPMAALFVGRRAGATAWRGALMATAGLAGLLALTGSAEAQSLDGMQRILLAAVTAGAVVALMTAARAAHRHPVVRSVLLAAAAGIAFGIASVFTKTVAEDWEHGATLSSLPSVATIAVLATVGTLLSQASYRGAGLAAPLATVTVVNPVIAAAVGLTMFGETFRYGTTGTVLALACGVVAAGGLILLTSERISGEQRGATADEAVSMASAAPVVVPAQPLRSAPDLVSSVLAEAGTRAQAELPVQAPPTAPVPTAPVAARVPTAPVAAPVAATLPASLRGPSQCTPPYAFGPFYSGPFIPAPLTHPAPLSAPRRSRVGS, encoded by the coding sequence ATGAGCGCCTTCGCGGTGTCCGTGCTGCTGTCGCTGATCTCGGCCGTGGCCTACGCGGGCGGCGCCATCGTGCAGGAACGCGTCGCGGCGACCACCCCCGACGGTACCTACGCCCCGCTCCGCAACCCCGCGTGGTGGGCGGCGATCGCCCTCAACGGCCTCGGCGCCCTCCTCCACGTCGTCGCCCTCGCCTACGGCCCCCTCAGCCTCGTCCAGCCCCTCGGCGCGCTGACCATCGTGTTCGCGCTCCCCATGGCCGCCCTCTTCGTGGGCCGCAGGGCCGGCGCCACCGCCTGGCGCGGCGCGCTGATGGCGACGGCCGGCCTCGCGGGCCTGCTCGCGCTGACCGGCAGCGCCGAGGCGCAGTCCCTCGACGGCATGCAGCGGATCCTGCTCGCCGCGGTCACCGCCGGCGCGGTCGTGGCGCTGATGACGGCCGCCCGCGCCGCCCACCGTCACCCGGTGGTGCGCAGCGTGCTGCTCGCCGCCGCGGCCGGCATCGCGTTCGGGATCGCCTCGGTGTTCACCAAGACCGTCGCGGAGGACTGGGAGCACGGCGCGACGCTCTCGTCCCTGCCCAGCGTGGCGACGATCGCGGTGCTGGCGACGGTCGGCACGCTGCTGTCGCAGGCCTCGTACCGGGGCGCGGGCCTGGCCGCCCCGCTCGCCACGGTCACGGTCGTCAACCCGGTGATCGCCGCCGCGGTGGGTCTGACCATGTTCGGGGAGACGTTCCGGTACGGCACCACGGGGACCGTGCTCGCACTGGCGTGCGGGGTCGTGGCGGCGGGCGGTCTGATCCTGCTCACGTCGGAACGGATCAGCGGGGAGCAGCGGGGCGCGACCGCCGACGAGGCGGTGTCGATGGCCTCGGCGGCCCCGGTAGTGGTGCCCGCCCAGCCGCTCCGGTCCGCGCCCGACCTGGTGTCGTCCGTCCTGGCGGAGGCGGGGACGAGGGCGCAGGCGGAGCTCCCGGTCCAGGCCCCGCCCACGGCCCCGGTCCCAACGGCTCCCGTGGCCGCTCGGGTCCCAACGGCTCCCGTGGCCGCTCCCGTCGCGGCCACCCTGCCCGCGTCCCTCCGGGGCCCGTCCCAGTGCACGCCGCCGTACGCCTTCGGCCCGTTCTACAGCGGGCCGTTCATACCGGCGCCGCTGACGCACCCGGCTCCCCTGTCCGCCCCGCGCCGCAGCCGCGTCGGCTCCTGA
- a CDS encoding transglycosylase family protein translates to MAVRGRHRRYQPNRINRASLTVTAGGAGMALPLITTGVAHAADADTWNKVAACESSGNWHINTGNGFYGGLQFTQSTWEAYGGRAYAARADLATRDQQIAVAEKVLDGQGPGAWPVCSDRAGLARGGSGPDLDPGTAGTHTQTARQTAQRQAPAERRAPARKRTSHKDVTPQSTPQSRAGTAEMYTVVHGDTLSGIADTHDVRDGWHGLYEANRTTVGSDPDLILPGQRLTLDGARATGPAGKAATGKRHTAEKKEKPKGSSKAESKGSPKAKPKEKPKEKHDVSTHRSAATTAGQKVVAPVADTSIGTRYHAAGSSWSKGYHTGVDFPVSTGTSVRSVASGHVVSAGWGGSYGYQVVVRHADGRYSQYGHLSAISVRAGQNVAVGQRIGRSGSTGNATGPHLHFEVRTGPGFGSDIDPVAYLRAGGVRL, encoded by the coding sequence ATGGCCGTACGCGGCCGGCACCGCCGGTACCAGCCGAACAGGATCAACCGCGCCTCGCTCACCGTCACGGCGGGCGGCGCGGGCATGGCACTGCCGCTCATCACCACCGGGGTCGCCCACGCCGCCGACGCCGACACCTGGAACAAGGTCGCCGCCTGCGAATCCAGCGGCAACTGGCACATCAACACCGGCAACGGGTTCTACGGCGGGCTGCAGTTCACCCAGTCCACGTGGGAGGCGTACGGAGGCCGGGCCTACGCGGCGCGCGCCGACCTCGCCACCCGCGACCAGCAGATCGCCGTCGCCGAGAAGGTCCTCGACGGCCAGGGACCCGGCGCCTGGCCGGTCTGCTCCGACCGGGCCGGACTGGCCCGCGGCGGCTCCGGCCCCGACCTCGATCCGGGCACCGCGGGCACCCACACGCAGACCGCCCGGCAGACGGCACAGCGACAGGCCCCGGCCGAGCGTCGGGCGCCGGCACGCAAGCGTACGTCGCACAAGGACGTGACCCCGCAGTCCACGCCCCAGTCCCGCGCCGGCACCGCCGAGATGTACACCGTCGTCCACGGTGACACCCTCTCCGGTATCGCCGACACCCACGACGTACGCGATGGCTGGCACGGCCTCTACGAAGCCAACCGCACCACCGTGGGCTCCGATCCCGACCTCATCCTCCCGGGCCAGCGGCTCACCCTCGACGGCGCGCGCGCGACCGGTCCGGCGGGGAAGGCCGCCACCGGGAAGCGGCACACCGCCGAGAAGAAGGAGAAGCCGAAGGGCAGCTCCAAGGCGGAGTCCAAGGGGAGTCCCAAGGCGAAGCCCAAGGAGAAGCCCAAGGAGAAGCACGACGTCTCCACGCACCGGTCCGCCGCCACGACGGCCGGCCAGAAGGTCGTCGCCCCCGTCGCCGACACCAGCATCGGCACGCGCTACCACGCCGCCGGCTCCTCCTGGTCCAAGGGCTACCACACCGGCGTCGACTTCCCCGTGTCCACCGGCACGTCCGTGCGCTCCGTCGCCTCCGGGCACGTGGTGAGCGCGGGGTGGGGCGGCTCGTACGGTTACCAGGTGGTCGTACGGCACGCCGACGGCCGGTACAGCCAGTACGGTCATCTGTCCGCCATCTCCGTCCGGGCCGGGCAGAACGTGGCGGTCGGCCAGCGCATCGGCCGCTCCGGCTCGACCGGCAACGCGACGGGCCCGCATCTGCACTTCGAGGTGCGGACGGGGCCCGGGTTCGGGTCGGACATCGACCCGGTGGCGTACCTGCGGGCCGGCGGCGTACGGCTCTGA